A window of Oscillatoria sp. FACHB-1406 contains these coding sequences:
- a CDS encoding GUN4 domain-containing protein — protein sequence MKKWKWLKIAIAGFLIFALARFGLPLAKSGCWLDWCPFASYSSPSLPLSGSAASEVGLNYSQLSLFLSHKNFKKADRETAEKILQAVNKQKFGMLESKDIKNFPCQDLRTLNNLWLHHSQGKFGFTVQQQLYASIHNELQQQSPRNPYLNSDSFDRFAERVEWKRANRPYLEPKDELPLNPAGKPGHLPRYYLQLKVHRCCREFVAGTLCFLCRSPLSTAPEMMQEFSERTKSCYLKSG from the coding sequence ATGAAGAAATGGAAATGGCTTAAAATTGCGATCGCGGGCTTCCTGATTTTCGCTCTGGCGCGATTCGGACTGCCCTTAGCCAAATCGGGATGCTGGCTCGATTGGTGTCCCTTCGCTTCCTATTCTTCTCCCAGTCTTCCCCTCTCGGGATCGGCAGCCTCAGAAGTCGGTTTAAATTATTCCCAATTATCTCTTTTTCTCTCCCATAAAAACTTCAAAAAAGCCGATCGCGAAACCGCTGAAAAAATCCTCCAAGCTGTCAATAAACAGAAGTTTGGGATGCTAGAATCAAAAGATATTAAAAACTTCCCCTGTCAAGATTTACGCACCCTCAATAATCTTTGGCTCCACCACAGCCAAGGGAAATTTGGCTTCACCGTTCAACAGCAACTCTACGCCTCAATTCATAACGAATTGCAGCAACAATCGCCGCGCAATCCTTATCTTAATTCCGATTCCTTCGATCGCTTTGCCGAACGGGTAGAATGGAAACGCGCCAATCGACCGTACCTCGAACCGAAAGACGAATTACCGCTCAATCCCGCAGGAAAACCCGGACACCTCCCCCGGTATTATCTCCAGTTAAAAGTTCATCGCTGCTGCCGGGAATTTGTTGCGGGAACGCTATGTTTTCTATGTCGATCTCCTTTAAGTACGGCTCCTGAAATGATGCAAGAGTTTTCAGAACGCACGAAAAGTTGTTATTTAAAATCGGGTTGA
- a CDS encoding DUF2281 domain-containing protein yields the protein MSIEQTVLEKLRQLPLDKQQELLDFAEFLYQKITNKSSLRSVRGLCADLKVDITEKEIAKARKEMWGNFPRDII from the coding sequence ATGAGCATCGAGCAAACAGTATTAGAAAAATTACGGCAGTTGCCTCTAGATAAACAGCAGGAGTTACTGGATTTTGCTGAATTTTTATACCAAAAAATAACAAATAAGTCTTCTTTAAGGAGTGTTAGGGGATTATGTGCCGATTTGAAGGTAGATATTACTGAGAAAGAGATTGCTAAAGCGCGAAAAGAAATGTGGGGTAATTTTCCAAGGGATATCATCTAA
- a CDS encoding type II toxin-antitoxin system VapC family toxin produces the protein MTSVVADTHTLIWYIFDLPRLSEAALTALEQAVNAGNPIYVSAISIVEIAYLVEKGRLEEEVLTRILNALDDPNVGITLAPLERNVSATIRQIDRVIVPDMPDRIIAATALSLGFPLVTRDLKIQGLTNIHTIW, from the coding sequence ATGACATCAGTTGTAGCGGATACACATACTTTAATTTGGTATATTTTTGATTTACCAAGATTATCAGAAGCCGCATTAACCGCATTAGAACAAGCAGTTAATGCAGGAAATCCTATTTATGTATCAGCTATCTCAATCGTAGAAATTGCTTATTTGGTTGAGAAGGGACGCTTAGAAGAAGAAGTCCTGACCCGTATTTTAAATGCTTTGGACGACCCCAACGTTGGTATTACCCTAGCACCTCTAGAACGTAATGTGTCGGCAACGATTCGACAAATTGACCGTGTAATAGTTCCGGATATGCCAGATAGGATTATTGCTGCTACAGCTTTGTCTTTAGGTTTTCCTCTTGTTACTCGCGATCTGAAAATTCAGGGGTTAACTAACATTCATACGATTTGGTGA
- a CDS encoding anthranilate phosphoribosyltransferase family protein, whose translation MSNQFRELLKKVGSGQHTKKDLTRSEAAIAAGMMLTQEATPAQIGAFLIAHRIKRPTGIELAGMLDSYDELSHKLQPLPPSLYPVVVFGIPYDGRSRTAPLTPITALLLAATGVNVILHGGDIMPTKYGIPLVAIWRGLGLEFAHRNASQLQTLLEQTGFTFVHISEQFPLAAALVPYRDQIGKRPPLATLELMWSPYAGSHHLIAGYVHPPTEAMMKVAFAERGQRDYTLVKGLEGSCDLRLSQTTIVVASQPDSEAGFKYLKLNPHDYGFAGKDVALESEQELFAQLETVLAGKPSELFRAIVWNSGFYLWRCGVCDDFAVGLQRAEELLVGGAVAAKRDEIRAAIR comes from the coding sequence ATGAGCAACCAATTTAGAGAACTCTTAAAAAAAGTCGGGAGCGGTCAACATACTAAAAAAGATTTAACCCGAAGCGAAGCCGCGATCGCCGCCGGGATGATGTTAACCCAAGAAGCCACCCCCGCTCAAATTGGTGCATTCCTCATCGCCCATCGCATCAAACGTCCCACCGGTATCGAACTCGCCGGGATGTTAGATAGCTACGACGAATTGAGCCACAAACTGCAACCGCTCCCTCCCTCTCTTTACCCCGTTGTCGTTTTTGGCATTCCCTACGACGGGCGCAGTCGCACCGCCCCCTTAACCCCAATTACCGCCTTACTCCTCGCAGCAACGGGCGTAAACGTCATCCTCCACGGCGGCGATATCATGCCCACCAAATACGGTATTCCCCTCGTCGCTATTTGGCGCGGACTCGGATTGGAGTTCGCACACCGCAACGCCTCTCAACTACAAACCTTGCTCGAGCAAACTGGATTTACCTTCGTTCATATATCCGAACAATTCCCCCTCGCCGCCGCCCTCGTTCCCTACCGCGACCAAATCGGCAAACGCCCGCCCCTCGCCACATTAGAACTCATGTGGTCGCCTTATGCCGGTTCGCACCATCTGATTGCCGGTTACGTTCATCCGCCCACCGAAGCGATGATGAAAGTTGCCTTCGCCGAACGCGGACAGAGAGACTATACCTTAGTGAAAGGGTTAGAGGGGAGTTGCGATTTGCGCCTGTCGCAAACAACCATCGTTGTTGCCAGTCAGCCCGATAGCGAAGCAGGATTTAAGTATCTCAAGCTCAATCCCCACGATTATGGTTTTGCCGGAAAAGATGTAGCGTTAGAGTCGGAGCAAGAATTGTTCGCACAACTCGAAACGGTACTGGCGGGGAAACCTTCAGAATTGTTCCGCGCGATTGTTTGGAATAGCGGCTTCTACCTCTGGCGCTGTGGCGTTTGCGACGATTTTGCAGTGGGATTGCAACGGGCGGAGGAATTGTTAGTGGGGGGTGCAGTGGCAGCGAAACGGGACGAGATTCGCGCGGCTATCCGTTGA
- a CDS encoding HEAT repeat domain-containing protein: MNPPHKQDIKGGAQERLTFVEQCLQQLILCTNDSCSKETQETLLELGLTVLERGDFKERWEVAKIIPKLGTMAIAPLAEIIQDESADLEERWFAARILAGFDRDDAILALAQVLATTEDSDLIEIAANALANFGAAAVRVLAPLLECSPLQRVAARALAQIHSPEAIAPLLTIARAPDATLRATAIEALANFRDPRIISVLIEALGDLEAPIRKEAAIGLGFRADSAAEYNLLAHLRPLLYDFHLEVCQQAAIAIGKMPGEEAECYLSETLQSPLTPVPLQLTLIQALAWRETASSLAYLQQALPFLSEQGILALLRALGRIRSEALKGQAARILLDFYESQHPQLVKMQIEQALAHSLGQLQDKKGISVLQLLANSPKNSVKLHAIAALKRFPNSPNDAIAS; encoded by the coding sequence ATGAATCCTCCCCACAAACAAGATATTAAAGGCGGAGCGCAAGAGCGTCTTACTTTCGTCGAGCAGTGCTTGCAGCAATTAATTCTCTGCACGAACGACAGTTGCAGCAAGGAAACCCAAGAAACGCTCTTAGAACTTGGCTTGACTGTTTTGGAACGGGGTGACTTTAAGGAACGGTGGGAAGTCGCTAAAATTATTCCCAAATTAGGGACAATGGCGATCGCGCCGCTAGCAGAGATTATTCAAGATGAAAGCGCTGATTTAGAGGAGCGCTGGTTTGCCGCTCGCATTTTAGCCGGATTCGATCGCGACGATGCCATTCTCGCATTAGCGCAAGTGCTAGCGACGACAGAAGATAGCGATTTAATCGAGATTGCCGCCAACGCTTTAGCAAATTTCGGTGCGGCTGCCGTTCGCGTTCTCGCGCCGCTACTGGAGTGTTCCCCCCTGCAACGAGTCGCAGCGCGCGCGTTAGCGCAAATTCACTCTCCCGAAGCGATCGCACCCTTATTAACGATAGCGCGCGCCCCCGATGCAACCCTGCGGGCAACCGCAATTGAAGCCTTAGCGAACTTCCGCGATCCTCGCATTATTTCAGTCTTAATTGAAGCATTAGGCGACTTAGAAGCGCCCATTCGTAAAGAAGCCGCGATCGGGCTGGGATTTCGGGCAGATTCAGCCGCAGAATATAACTTATTGGCGCATTTACGGCCGCTGCTTTACGATTTTCATCTCGAAGTTTGCCAGCAAGCCGCGATCGCGATCGGGAAAATGCCGGGGGAGGAAGCCGAATGCTACTTATCCGAAACGCTCCAATCTCCGCTTACCCCAGTCCCCCTACAACTAACGCTGATTCAAGCCCTAGCATGGCGAGAAACTGCCAGCAGTTTAGCTTATTTACAGCAAGCATTACCTTTCCTGTCCGAGCAAGGAATTCTCGCCCTCCTTCGCGCCCTCGGTAGAATTCGCTCTGAAGCGCTCAAAGGACAAGCAGCAAGGATTTTGCTCGATTTTTATGAAAGTCAACATCCCCAACTCGTTAAAATGCAGATCGAGCAAGCCCTAGCCCACAGTCTCGGACAATTGCAAGATAAAAAAGGGATATCCGTTTTGCAACTCCTGGCCAACTCTCCTAAAAATAGCGTAAAATTGCACGCGATCGCAGCACTCAAACGCTTTCCTAACTCGCCTAACGACGCGATCGCATCCTAG
- a CDS encoding creatininase family protein: MHGFIPPERYYPYLTQTDIEAIPDRANTVILQPIGAIEQHGPHLPLAVDAAIASGILGAALEVLDSDIPAYALPTLYYGKSNEHWHFPGTISLSATTLLAILMDLADSLYRAGFRKLAFVNAHGGQPEVLAIAARDIHLKYGDFCVFPLFLWNVPQVAEVAEALFDRKEIEWGIHAGGIETSLMLSLLPDWVKMERAVFEFPQNLPQNSLLSMEGRLPFAWATQDLSKSGVLGDATIATREKGDRLKAALVAGWVQAIGDLHQFEQPHPLGTMQ; this comes from the coding sequence ATTCACGGTTTTATTCCTCCAGAACGCTATTATCCTTACCTAACGCAGACGGATATTGAAGCAATTCCAGATCGCGCCAATACAGTGATTCTCCAGCCGATTGGCGCGATCGAACAGCACGGCCCTCATTTACCCTTAGCGGTGGATGCTGCGATCGCATCGGGCATTCTCGGCGCTGCTTTAGAGGTGTTAGACTCAGATATCCCCGCCTACGCGCTACCGACGCTATACTACGGCAAATCGAACGAGCATTGGCACTTTCCCGGTACGATTTCGCTCTCAGCAACGACGTTACTCGCGATCTTGATGGATCTCGCTGATAGCTTGTACCGCGCTGGTTTTCGTAAATTAGCCTTTGTTAACGCTCACGGCGGACAACCGGAGGTTCTGGCGATCGCAGCGCGGGATATTCACCTCAAGTACGGCGATTTTTGCGTTTTTCCGCTCTTTTTGTGGAATGTTCCCCAAGTCGCGGAAGTCGCGGAGGCGTTATTCGATCGCAAAGAAATCGAATGGGGAATCCATGCAGGCGGCATTGAAACTAGCTTAATGCTCTCTTTATTGCCCGATTGGGTGAAAATGGAGCGCGCCGTCTTTGAATTTCCCCAAAATCTGCCTCAAAATAGCCTCTTGAGCATGGAAGGACGTTTGCCCTTCGCTTGGGCGACGCAGGATTTAAGCAAAAGTGGCGTTTTGGGCGATGCAACGATCGCAACCCGGGAAAAAGGCGATCGGCTCAAAGCTGCTTTGGTCGCTGGCTGGGTACAAGCGATCGGCGATCTTCATCAGTTCGAGCAACCGCACCCCCTCGGCACAATGCAATAA
- a CDS encoding TMEM175 family protein, protein METNRLEAFSDGVFAIAITLLVLEIKVPPPSTALGAALLQLWPSYLAYVVSFLAIGAIALGCMGLNYGCSNTLSKQESISLLQAPVERCPSPAVDNLCIITDQLSAVGVHGRCCAALPTPVDFT, encoded by the coding sequence TTGGAAACGAACCGCTTGGAGGCATTCAGCGACGGTGTTTTCGCGATCGCGATTACCCTGCTGGTACTCGAAATCAAAGTTCCGCCTCCCAGTACAGCCCTCGGAGCAGCACTCCTCCAGCTTTGGCCGTCCTATCTTGCCTACGTCGTGAGCTTCCTGGCGATCGGTGCGATCGCGCTGGGCTGCATGGGGCTGAACTATGGCTGTAGTAATACCCTCAGCAAGCAAGAAAGTATCTCTCTACTGCAAGCGCCGGTAGAACGTTGCCCATCACCCGCCGTAGATAACCTCTGCATCATAACCGATCAACTCTCGGCGGTCGGTGTGCATGGGCGTTGTTGTGCGGCATTGCCAACCCCTGTAGACTTTACATGA
- a CDS encoding nucleotidyltransferase domain-containing protein, whose protein sequence is MNQQLPQFIHSVVDRLQSVQGIAAIALGGSRARGNPTQKSDVDLGIYYKPENPLDLVALNRLASEIDDTHRQNLITPIGGWGKWINGGGWLQVEGVPVDFLYRDVAQVSRVIDDCHAGQITIDYQPGHPHGFVSSIYMGEVAIGLPLYDPHGVLDALKTRTTLYPSQLKQATINTFAWEISFSLFIAGKAVARGDVAYAAGCCFRSVACINQALFALNEEYLLNEKGAVAVANSFALCPQDYQQRVESVFALLTADAKSIMDAIAILDEIEQDLSQWYGDRRLVM, encoded by the coding sequence ATGAATCAGCAATTGCCTCAGTTTATCCACTCTGTTGTCGATCGTTTGCAGTCAGTTCAGGGAATTGCAGCGATCGCTCTAGGTGGTTCAAGGGCACGAGGCAACCCTACACAGAAGTCAGATGTAGATCTGGGAATTTACTACAAGCCAGAGAATCCACTTGATTTAGTTGCGCTCAATCGCCTTGCCTCTGAAATTGACGACACTCATCGCCAAAATTTAATCACCCCAATTGGAGGATGGGGAAAATGGATTAATGGCGGTGGTTGGCTACAGGTAGAAGGTGTCCCAGTAGACTTTCTCTATCGTGATGTGGCTCAGGTTAGCCGTGTCATTGATGATTGCCATGCTGGGCAAATTACAATTGATTATCAGCCTGGTCATCCCCACGGCTTTGTATCCTCTATTTATATGGGTGAAGTGGCAATTGGTTTGCCGCTTTATGATCCGCATGGCGTTCTAGACGCTTTAAAGACTAGGACAACTCTCTATCCAAGTCAGCTTAAACAAGCAACAATCAACACGTTTGCCTGGGAAATTAGTTTTTCACTGTTCATTGCGGGAAAGGCTGTTGCACGCGGTGACGTTGCCTATGCCGCAGGGTGTTGTTTCCGCAGCGTGGCTTGTATAAATCAGGCATTATTTGCACTCAATGAAGAGTACTTATTGAACGAGAAAGGCGCGGTGGCAGTTGCCAACAGTTTTGCGCTGTGTCCACAAGACTATCAACAACGGGTTGAGTCAGTGTTTGCTTTGTTAACAGCTGATGCAAAGTCAATTATGGATGCGATCGCCATTCTGGATGAAATTGAACAGGATTTGAGTCAATGGTATGGCGATCGCCGGTTGGTCATGTAA
- a CDS encoding DUF4419 domain-containing protein, whose product MSDTTFNVSPEVTKKRDREIVDYVGELRTALRRPIEQHWLPRNPVVSCDDDHALIKALTYSFYDHVPLRLTPDALWITLARGFALHVNENAEELRHRFVSHSGKKKLTVTRMDFSLGRENPWPEVFAAFADQIDEHTGGLGKIVRADFSTTGPTEVAASNLMAMDTFKSYFKYDFFGGCGIPRITLAGTEQDWNKLRRLAQQFAEFGLEDWINALDPILEQFCNAKRGKVDDEFWKSMFRYNSGSGRAVMTGWANVLFPYFKNDREQLYFNPFLNDWKQRLEIDDKQHRQERWEDPQGIGIGAIPNCMTSVPLTVHWGTQETEMRLVGGLLAVTQDEATNTLEPECGWVIIYEYESPVDELFAHYYKWLEQRAEKQIAKPSHDIFNP is encoded by the coding sequence ATGTCTGACACAACATTTAACGTCTCACCTGAGGTAACGAAGAAACGCGATCGCGAGATTGTGGACTACGTTGGTGAACTTCGCACTGCGCTCCGGCGGCCCATTGAGCAACACTGGCTACCGCGCAATCCGGTGGTTTCGTGCGACGACGATCACGCCCTTATCAAAGCGCTAACCTACTCGTTTTACGACCATGTCCCCCTTCGTCTCACGCCAGACGCATTGTGGATTACTCTCGCACGTGGGTTCGCACTTCATGTAAACGAGAACGCTGAAGAACTCCGTCACAGATTCGTTAGCCATTCTGGCAAAAAAAAACTGACGGTTACCCGAATGGATTTCTCACTCGGGAGGGAGAATCCATGGCCGGAAGTGTTTGCGGCGTTTGCGGATCAAATTGACGAACATACGGGTGGCCTCGGCAAAATCGTCCGCGCTGATTTTTCCACAACCGGCCCGACGGAGGTTGCTGCGTCAAACCTGATGGCAATGGACACATTCAAATCGTACTTCAAGTACGATTTTTTTGGCGGATGCGGCATTCCTCGGATCACACTTGCGGGGACGGAACAGGATTGGAATAAACTCCGGCGACTCGCTCAACAATTCGCTGAATTTGGACTTGAAGATTGGATCAATGCGCTCGACCCGATTCTTGAGCAGTTCTGTAATGCTAAACGCGGAAAGGTGGACGACGAGTTTTGGAAATCAATGTTTCGGTACAACAGCGGTTCAGGGCGTGCCGTCATGACTGGCTGGGCAAATGTCTTGTTCCCATACTTCAAAAACGACCGCGAACAACTTTACTTCAACCCGTTTCTCAATGATTGGAAGCAGCGACTGGAGATTGATGACAAACAACATCGGCAAGAGCGTTGGGAGGATCCGCAGGGGATTGGTATTGGTGCAATTCCGAATTGCATGACTTCCGTGCCACTTACCGTGCATTGGGGCACACAGGAAACCGAAATGCGATTGGTTGGCGGTCTCCTCGCCGTTACACAGGATGAGGCAACAAATACCTTGGAACCCGAATGTGGGTGGGTTATCATTTATGAATATGAATCGCCCGTCGATGAATTGTTCGCTCACTACTATAAATGGCTTGAACAACGAGCGGAAAAACAAATTGCCAAACCCAGTCACGATATCTTTAACCCGTAA